CTTTATTCCCATTAAACACATACTTATAACGATTATTTTATCCATCGCAGACGATTACCTGATGGTATGTTTTTTTGCTCAGCTCTTCTGCTGCTTCTTTTACGTCGTTTATTGTCAGTGATTCTATTGCTTCTATGTAGTTGCTGTCTTTTTCCGGTGTTCCCGTTAGGATTGCCCACCATCCGCTATACCAGGCTTTTCTAAGTCTTTTTTCGTGGTCGAGGAGGTATGTTCCTTTCAGATAATTTTTGGCTCTTTCCAGGTTTTGGGTGTTTATCAATGAAGGTAGATTTTGTATGAGGTTGTCTATTTCTTTTAATGCTTGTTCTTCCTTTTCAGGAGATGTTCCTATGTAAATAACAAACCTTCCAGGATTTTTAAGTGTCGGAAAGAAAGAGCCTGTTGAGTAGGCAAGTCCCTGCTTTTCTCTTAATTCCTGAAAAAGAATAGAGTTGAATCCATCGCCGACAACTGTGTTGAGAAGTTTGTATGAGACGTATTTTTTCCAGTTATTAACAGAAGGAGCTTCGTAACCTCTGATTATAAACGTTTGTGTTGATCCTTTTCTGCATAGGCTTATATTTTCACTTTTTTCTATTGGCGTTTTAAAGGAAAGGTTTTTGCTTTCTCCGCCTGTTATCGGTAGTGTTGAGAGAATCTTATCTACATTTTTCGGAATTTTTCCTGCTATGGAGATTATGAATCTACTTTCTCTAAAGAATTTTTCGTATCTCTCCTTTAGGTCCTTCAGTGTTATGGGCACCACTGTTTTCATGGTTCCTGTGGGGAGATTTTCGTAAGGTGTATTTTTGTATGTAAAGAGATTGAATTCTTCGTAACCAAAGGAGAATGCACTTTCCAACCTGGCTCTAATTGCTGCTAATGCTGTTTCTTTCTCTATTACAAAGTCTTCTTCTAAAAAAGCCGGTTTTTCTATTAGTTCGGATAATATATCTACAAATACAGGGAATCCGTTGGATGTTATCTGGAAAGATATAGTTGAAAAGTCTTTTCCCGTATCTGGAACTATTGCCGATCCGAAAGGTTCTGTTAAAAATGCTATCTCTTTTGTCGTTTTAGTTAGACTTCTCTTAAGTCCTACGTGAAGGGACAGGTTGGTTAGTCCTGCCAGTTTTCCGTCTGTTACGCTACCGTTTTCTGAAAATATAACGACAGAAGTTATGTCTAAGCTGTCTACCGGATTTATTATTGCTTCAACGTTTCCTGAAACTTTAAACCGTTCCATTAAAAGTCCTCCAGTGACGGAATTACCGGCAGAGAGTCGTAAGATGCCTTTTCTACCGTTACAATACGGCCGTCTATTTTTATTCTGTCTTCCGTAAACCACTTCACAGCTTGAGGATATATTTTGTGTTCCCATTTTAGGATTCTTTCGGCGAGAGATTCGGGAGTATCTTCTGGTTTTACCGGAACAACTGCTTGAATAATTATAGGGCCGGTGTCCACTCCTGTATCTACAAAGTGAACGGTTGCTCCCGAAAATTTTGCTCCATACTCTAAAACTTTTTTGTGGACACCAAGTCCAGGAAAGGCGGGAAGAAGCGAAGGGTGAATGTTCATTATTCTGTTTTTAAAGGCTTTTATAAGGGTTGGTGTAACTATTCTCATGTAACCGGCAAGACAGACAAGGGATATATCTTCCTGTTTTAGTATGGAAACGATTTTTCTGTCATAAGCATCTCTGTCAGGGAATTTTTTGAAAGGAAGGTAGCAGACGTTTATATTGAATTCCCTTGCAATGTCTGCAGCTTTTGCTGCTTCCCTGTCAGTTATAAGTATAGATATTTCAGCTTTAATCTTTCCGTCTTTTACTGCCTCTACCAGCTTCTTAAAGTTAGAACCTCTTCCGGAAGCAAGAACAGCTATCTTCATTTTATTTCAACCTTTTTATTGCCTTTTTCTATTTTTCCGATTACGAATGCTCTTTCTCCCTGTGCTTCTAATGTGGATACTGTTTTTTCAGTGTCTTCCGGTGAGACAATTATGCACATTCCTATGCCCATGTTGAACGTTTTGAACATTTCTTCTTCCGGAACGTTTCCTTTTTCCTGAATAAATCTAAATATTGGGGGAATTTCCCAGGTATTTTTATCTATTACAGCCTTTGTTCCGTTCGGGAGGATTCTTGCCAAGTTTCCCGGTATTCCTCCACCGGTTATGTGGGCAAGTCCTTTGACGTTTACTTTTGAGATAAGATGCAGTATCGGTTTTACGTAAATTTTTGTTGGAGTTAGTAAGATTTCGGCAACAGTTTTGCCAAGTTCATCTACCGTATTGTTTATGTTTAGTTTGAGAATGTCAAAGAAAAGTTTTCTCACAAGCGAATAGCCGTTGCTGTGGATTCCAGAAGATGCGACACCTATGACAATATCGCCGGGTTTTATCTTTTCACCGGTTATATATTTATCCATGTCAACAATTCCGACAACGAATCCCGCAAGGTCGTATTCACCTTCAGGGTAAAAATCGGGCATTTCGGCTGTTTCTCCGCCGATGAGTGCACAGCCGGCGATTTCACACCCTTTTGCTATACCTTTGACTACGTCTGCGGCGGTGTCAACTGATAGTTTGCCTGTTGCAAAGTAGTCAAGGAAAAAGAGCGGTTTTGCGCCAACGGTCAATATATCGTTAACGCACATTGCCACAAGGTCAATTCCGACAGTATCGTGAACGTTCGCCATCTGAGCGACTTTAAGTTTTGTTCCGACACCGTCTGTTCCGGAAACCAAAACAGGTTTTTTGTAACCTTCGGGAATAAGGTAACCTGCTCCGAATCCTCCGATTCCAGCGAGAACATTGCTGTCAAACGTTTTTTTTGCAAAAGGTTTTATCCTCTCAACAAGTGCGTCTCCGGCCTCAATATCAACGCCAGCATCTTTGTATGTAAGTTTCTTTTCATTCTTCATAGCTTATCTCCCCGTCAAAGAATATAGGAACTTCGTATGCAAAGTGTCTCTTGGTCCAGCCTTTTCCTTCACCAAGCTCCCTCTCTATGTGTTCTTCGTATCCTTTGACTTTGGAATCGAGGGCATCTGCATAATGGAGAGCTACTGCCTCGAGCGTTTTTGGTTTTTTTGGAGAGCCATATTCGTACTCTCCGTGGTGAGATAAAATGCAGTGAAGGAGTTTTATTTTCAGTTTTTTAGGGAATCCTTCTATTTCGTCTATCTTTTTGGAGATTAATTCGCTCCCCGTGAAAATGTGGCCTAAGAGTATTCCTTCGTCTGTTCTGTCAATTGCCATGTCTATGCTGTATTCATCTATTTTTCCTAAGTCATGAAGGATTGCGGCAGTTATAAGAAGGTCTCTGTCTATGCTTTTATATCTTTTTGCCACGACTTCACATATCTCAACAACACCCAGCGTGTGTTCCAAAAGGCCACCTATGGTTGCGTGATGGATAAATTTCCCGCCCGGTGTTTTTATGAATGCGGATGCTATTTCATCGTCGTAAAATATAAGTTCGAGCAGTTTTTTAAGGTAAGGATTTTGGATGGTTTCTATGATTTCAAGGAGTTTTGTAAACTGCTCGTCTATGTTAAATCTGCTGGACCGGATGAATTTTTCCCTTTTGAATTCATTTTTTTCCGCATGGCGCATTAGTCTTATCTTCGGCTGGACATTCCCCTGAAAGAGCTCAACGTAAGCTTTAATAAAAACGACGTCACCCTTTTTGAAAATTGTGAGGTCTGCATCTTTTGGGGGTTTCCACCAGAGAATTGGAAGGGTTCCTGTCCTATCAGAGACGATAAGTCTCAGATATGGTTCACCTGTTCGGTGTTTTTTGATCTCAACATTCTCTATTATGAAAAAGCCTTCAAATTCCTGCCCTGCGGGCATTTTATAAATATCTCTTATAAGTGCGTCCATCGTGCTCCTTACAGTTCTAAGTTTTAGGAAAAATTATAGACTTTGTATAAAATTGTAAACTTTTTTGAATGCTTTTACGATGTTGCTTTTCTTTTTTTGAAAACTGTTGTTGAAAGAATAGGAAGGAAAGAGAAGAAAGTTTTATTGTGAGGGGGGAATTCCCCCCTCTTAAATTTTTAAAAGATAAGTACTTTTAGGTGTGATTTTTGATGTATTCGATAGCATCGCCTACTGTTTGAATCTTTTCAGCGTCTTCGTCGGGAATTTCAATTCCAAACTCTTCTTCAAGAGCCATAACAAGCTCAACTGTGTCAAGAGAGTCTGCGCCGAGGTCTTCTACAAAAGAAGCATCTGGAGTTACTTCTTCAGGATCAACTCCAAGTCTATCGGCGATAAGTTCTTTCACCTTTTCTTCGATGTTTTCTGTCATGCCAACCTCCTTAAATAGTTGATAGTGGAAATTATATTCCTAACTTCAGAAAAGTCCACCATTGACGTGAATTGTGGTGCCTGTGATATATGATGCCATGTCGGAAACTAAAAAGAGAACGGTATCTGCAACTTCTGATGGTTCACCTTCTCTGCGCATCGGAATGGACTTTATAAGGGCCTCTTTTACTTTTTCTGGTATTTTCTGCGTCATATCTGTTGTTATGTATCCTGGCGCTACGGCGTTTACACGGATTCCCCGTGATGCAACCTCCTTTGCTAAGGATTTTGTAAATCCGACAAGTGCTGCTTTTGTAGATGAGTAGTTAACCTGTCCCGGGTTTCCTGTGAAACCGACGACGGAAGAGATGTTGACAATGGAGCCGGTTCTCTTTTTCATCATAATGGGAACTACCTGCCTTGTTACATTGTAGATGCCTGTAAGGTTTGTCTCTATTACCGCATCCCAATCTTCATCTTTCATTCTCATAAAGAGAGTGTCTCTTGTAATGCCTGCGTTGTTTATGAGAATGTCTATCTTCCTTTCTTTTTTTGCTATCTCTGCAACAACTTTTTTCACTTCTTCTCTGTCGCAGACATTCATCTTTACGCCGTTTACACCTATTTCTTCTGCTACCTGTTTTGTTTTCTCTTCGTTTGTCCCTGTGATGTAAACGGTTGCGCCTGCTTCTTTTAGAACTTCTGCTATTGCCCTTCCTATTCCTCTTGTTCCGCCTGTTACGAGGGCAACTTTACCGCTTAAATCAATGCTTTTTGCCATTAAAACCTCCCTGTTACTTTTGAAGAGTTACAAGTGAGTATCCGCCGTCTTCTCCTACCAGAACATCGTCTTCAATTCTTACGCCGCCAAGTTCAGGTATGTATATTCCCGGTTCTACCGTTACGACGCAGTTTTTCTTTAAAATTTCATTGGAGCGCAGACTTAACGTTGGTGCTTCATGAATTTCAACGCCTATTCCGTGTCCTGTTCCGTGGATAAAGTGGTCGCCATATCCCTTTTTAGATATAAAATTCCTTACTATTTTATCAACTTCCCGACAGGGCATGCCCGATTTTGCCGCCTCCATCCCTTTTAATTGAGCTTCAAGGACTGTATCGTAAATCTTTTTAAGTTCGTAAGAAACATTTCCTATCAGGAATGTTCTCGTTATGTCTGAGAGATATCCACCGAAAATCGAACCAAAATCGACAATAACGACGTCTCCGTCTTTTATCTCTTTCTGAGAGGTTTTCCAGTGGGGGATGGATGAACCTTTTCCCGATGCGACTATCGTTTCAAACGACTCTTCGCTGCCGTAGTAGAACATTCTGTTTACCAACTCTTTTCTGAATTGGTATTCTGTTATTCCCGGTTTTAAAAGGTGAAGGACGTCTTTTAATGACTGTTCGGCGATAGCTACTGCGCGGGTTATGGCATAGATTTCCTCTTCCGTTTTTACCACACGAAACTCTTTTAAAAAACCGTTGACTGTGGTGGTTTCAAAGTGTTTTTCTATTTCGCTAAACTGTTTTAACGTTACTCTTTCTCCGTCAACTATTACCTTCTTGTTTCCGAAAATTTCTTTCAGATGTTCAAAACTTTTCCATTCTAAAACCGTGAATTTTTTTATCTTTTTCTGCGCCGCTTCAAGGTATCGTTTGTCGGTAAATAAAAATCCGTCACTGTCCGATGTAATGACAACTACACCGAATGATGACGGAAACTTTGTCAGGTAGAAACGTTCTTTTTCGTCTATCGTCAGAAATATGTCTCCGTGTTTTTCAATCTTTTTTGCTATCTTTTCAATCATCGGTTCTCCGCTTAAAGGATATATCTTGTAAGGTCTTCGTCTTCTATGATGTTCCCAAGCTTTTCTCTCACGTATTCTCTGTTTATTATGACTTTCTGACCTTTCATATCCGGTGCATTGAATGAGATGTCTTCAAGGAGTCTTTCAAGGACGGTGTGGAGTCTCCTTGCACCGATGTTTTCAGCTTTTGTGTTTGCCTCTTCTGCCATTCTGGCTATTTCTTCGATGCCGTCTTCTGTGAATTCTATTTCAACACCTTCCGTTTTAAGGAGTTCTGTGTATTGTTTTGTCAGTGCGTTTTTCGGTTCGGTGAGAATTTTTATGAAGTCTTCTTTTGTGAGAGGTTTTAGTTCTACCCTTATCGGAAATCTTCCCTGAAGTTCCGGTAAAAGGTCAGAAGGTTTCGCTATATGGAAAGCACCGGCCGCTATGAATAGTATGTGGTCTGTCTTTATCAGACCATACTTTGTCGGCACTTTTGACCCTTCTACTATCGGCAGCAGGTCTCTCTGGACACCTTCCCTTGAAACGTCCGGGCCTTTTCCGCTTCCCTTTGCGGCTACCTTGTCTATTTCGTCTATGAAAACGATACCGTGATTTTCAACGCGATTTATTGCCTCTTTAATTACTTCGTCCATATCTATCAGTTTTTGTGCTTCTTCCTGTTCAAGATATCTGAGGGCTTCTTTCACCTTCATCTTTCTTATCTTTTTAGGTTTTGGAAATAGAGAAGAGAGTAAGTCCTGAATGTTCCCTGCGTCACCTCCCATTCCGGGGCCTATGCCTATTACGCCTATGTTCGCAGGTGTTTCAACGGTTACCGGTATCTCCACTTCTTCTTCGTCAAGTTTTCCCTCTTTTAAAAGTGTTAGGTATCTTTTCCTCTCTTTTTTAATCTCTCTTGCTAATGGTTCTTCTTTTTTCTTTGACTGGGAAGGCAGAAAAACGTCAAACAGACTTTCAATTGACTGCGGTTTTTGAGGCTCTTCCGGTATCAGGTAGTCAAGGAGTCTTTCATAAGCGAGTTCCCTTGCCTTTACCTTCACTTCTTCTATCTTTTCCTCTTTTACCATGTTAACTGCTATTTCAACGAGGTCTCTTATCATTGATTCTACGTCCCGTCCGACGTAGCCAACTTCTGTAAATTTTGTGGCTTCCACTTTCACGAACGGTGCATTTACGAGCTTTGCCAGTCTCCTTGCTATTTCCGTTTTACCAACACCTGTAGGCCCTATCATTATGATGTTTTTCGGGGCAACTTCTTCTTTCATCTCTTCGGGGAGTTTTTGTCTTCTCCACCTGTTCCTCAGGGCAATTGCAACCGCTTTCTTGGCTTCCTGCTGTCCTACAATATACTTATCTAACTCTTCAACTATCTGTTTTGGTGTCAGGAACTCTTCCTCGTTTCCCTTCTTTCTAAAAATATTCTTAAACATTTTGCCTCCTTGTCTGGTATAGAACCTTAATTATTTTATCACTGATAGTATGCTCCTTTCTTGTTTGTTGCAATGTTTGTTATTATTAAACCACTTTCTGCTTGTGAGGTGACTGATGGAGGCTACAGGATTTATAACGGGTGTTTTAAAAGGTTTAAAGATAGATCATGTTCTTTCTCTTCCTTGTGATAGGGTTAAAACGCTCCTTGCAAAGCTTGATGACATTTACGGTGAAAGACACATCCACCTTTCAAGGGAAGAAGAGGGGCTGGGTATAGCTGCAGGGCTTTTCGCCGGCGGTAAGCGTTATGCTCTTTTTATTCAATCTTCTGGTGTGGGGAATATTTTTGGCGCTCTTATGACGTTGATTAAGACATACAGAATCCCCCTTCCCATTTTTGTTTCTCACAGGGGTATTTATAAAGAAAAAATCCTCCCTCAGGTTTTGATGGGCGAGGTTACGGAAGATCTTTTTAAAGCCTGCGGTGTTCCCGTTGTGAAGGTTTATGATAAAAGCGCTCTGCCTATCATTCCGAAGGCTGTAGAAGAAGCTTTTAGAAAAAGGGAGCCGATAGCTATTCTCCTTTCTCCTATCCTTTTTGAAGGTGAAGAATATGAAAATCCGGTATTTGGGAAGGAGAGAGAAAAGATTGTTTCTGTTAAGGTTGAAAAAGATATTAAAAATCCCGATATGAGAAGGTTTGAGGCGGTGGCGGAACTTTTCTCTTTCCTGAAGGAAAAGGGAGATAAAGATACGGTTCTTTTTGCAAATATCGGTTTTCCCGCAAGGGAGGTTTACCATCTGAAAAAGTTTTTCAGCATTGGAAATCCTGTTTTTTACATGCTTGGGAGTCTCGGTCTTGTTTCTTCAATAGCTCTTGGCTATTCCGTTGCAACCGGGAAATCTGTCGTATCCATAGACGGTGATGGTTCCCTTTTAATGAACACGGGAACTCTTGCAACGTGCAGCAATTATGCGCCGCAAAACTTTAGAATTTTCTGCGTTGATAACGGAACGTGGGGAAGCACCGGTGACCAGGAGAACTTTAACTTTTCAAAAGTTGATGTTGAGGTTGTTGCAAAGGGGATGGGTTTTAAAAACACCTCTTCGGTATGGAAAAGGCACGGTTTAAAGGAGAAGCTTGAGTGGTTTTTTACATCCGATAAACCGTTTCTTCAGGTTGTTGTTAACCCCGGAAACGAAAAGGTCGGTACAATTCCTCTTTCACCGGAAGAGATTTTAAGAGAGGTTAAGGTTGATTCTTAATACTGAAGCCTTAAAAAACTGCACAATTTGTCCCAGGAACTGCGGCGTAGATAGGAAAAAGGAAAAAGGCTTTTGCAAAACGGGAATTAAACTAAAAGTTGCCTCTGCTTTTGCCCACTTCGGTGAAGAACCTGTTTTAACAGGTATCTACGGTTCCGGGACTATATTCTTTTCGGGCTGCAACCTTGGATGTGTTTTCTGTCAGAATTACGAGATTTCACACTTTTGCGAAGGAGAAGAGATAACCGTTGAAGAACTTGCAGAAATCATGCTGACCCTTCAGGCAAACAGGTGTCACAACATAAACCTTGTTACGCCGACCCATCAGATTCCTCTTATAGTTTCTGCGATTTTAAAGGCAAAAGAAAATGGACTTTCTGTTCCTATAGTTTACAACTGCGGAGGTTATGAGAAGGTTGAAACTTTAAAAAAATTAGAGGGTATTGTTGACATCTACATGCCAGATATTAAAACCTTTAACAGGGATTTTGCGGCCAAATATCTGAAAACGCCGGACTATCCGGAAGTTGTAAAAAGTGCGGTTTTAGAAATGTTTCGTCAGGTTGGAAATCTTGAAATCAGTAGTGACAGGACAGCTAAAAGGGGCGTTTTAATAAGGCACCTTGTCATGCCGGGATACACTGACGACAGTATAGAAATTCTTAACTGGATAAGGGATACGATGGGGAAGGATGCTTACGTAAACGTGATGGATCAGTACTTTCCCTCTTATAGGGCATCTGAATTTCCCGAAATAGCGCGGAGGATAACAGAAGAAGAATTCTTAACCGTTTACCACCACGCAAAAAAACTCGGATTGAGGCTTGCCGTTGAGTAAGTTGGAGATAAAAAGAGAAGTCATCCTTGCCCCTATGGCAGGATACACCCATTCGGCATTCAGAAGACTCTGCAGGTGGCTCGGTGCCGATAGAGTCTATTCGGAACTCATGAACGCCACCGGTATCGTTTTTAAAGGGATAGAAAAAGAGCTTGCTTATTTTACCGGGGAAGAGCGGCCGATTCATTTGCAGCTTTACGGGAGAAATCCTGAAGAGATAGCAAAAGCAGCCGTTAAAGTGGTAGAGGAGTATAAGCCCGACGCCATAGACATAAACTTTGGTTGTTCCGTTAAAAAGGTTTTAAAAGCAAAATCTGCAGGATACCTTCTTCAGTTTCCCGAAATCATGGGAGATATAGTAAGAGAAACCGTTAATACCATTAAACCTTACGGTGTTCCGGTTACCGCCAAAATCAGGCTTGGCTTTCATGAAGATAACCTTGAAAAGATAGCCGAAAATCTGATAGAAGCAGGTGTTTCCCTCATTGCACTTCACCCGAGACTTGCAAAGGAGCTTTTCACGGGGAAGGCACGGTGGGAAAGGATAAGAGACCTTAAAAAAATTTCGCCTATTCCCGTTGTCGGCAGTGGCGATGTCTGGACATGGAAAGATATGGAGAGAATGTTTGAAGAGACCGGCTGCAACGGTGTCATGGCAGGCAGAGGCGCCATTTCAAATCCGTGGATATTTAAAGAATTTAAAGAGAAAAGAGATTACAAAGCAACATTTGGAGAAAGAATAGAATTTCTTTTAGAAGAGTTAAAATTGATGTGGGAATTTATGGAAAAAGAAAGAGCCTGTAAAGAAATAAAAATGGAAGCTGTCCAGCTTTTCAAGGGCATTCGCGGAAAAGCAAAGCTAAATGAAAAGGTAATGAGAAGTAAAAGTTGTAAAGAATTGGTGGAAAGGTTAGAGGAATTAAGGCTGAAGGTTCATGAATAATAACCTTTAAAGTGTATATAATTTTGATATAATGCTATCAATTAATTATTGAATGCTGGAAGAGTAAAGATGACTAATGACCTTACATTTTTCACAAATGAAGAGGGGCGTTGTTTAATAGATAGATTTAAAACTTTGTTTAATGACACTAAAGAGTTAGATATTATAGTTGGGTATTTCTATCTTTCCGGGCTATATCAATTAGAAAAAGAGCTTGAAAAGGTTGACAAAATCAGAATTATAGTTGGGATGCAGACCGGAAGAGAAATTATTGACCTTGTAGAAAAAGCAAGAAATGTAGATGAGTCAAAAAATAAATATCTTGAAAAAATTTCTGAGGAACTTTCATCTGGAAATTATGAGGACACTTTAGATAAAGAAAGAGCAATAAGGAAGTTTATAAGCTGGATTAGTAATGGTAAGCTTGAAATAAAGTATTATCCTCACTCACCGCTTCATGCAAAACTTTATATTTTTAGAAGCAGAAGCGGAATAGATTTAGGACGAGTTATAACTGGTTCTTCAAACTTTACGCTTTCAGGACTTAAAGATAATCTTGAATTTAACGTTGAACTTAAAAATCGTGGAGACGTGGAATTTGCGATAGAGAGATTTGATAGTCTTTGGGAAAATTGCATAGATATATCTGATGAAATAGTAGAGACTATTCAGAAGAAAACATGGTTGAATGATGAAATAAGTCCTTATGAG
The sequence above is drawn from the Desulfurobacterium indicum genome and encodes:
- a CDS encoding radical SAM protein; translated protein: MILNTEALKNCTICPRNCGVDRKKEKGFCKTGIKLKVASAFAHFGEEPVLTGIYGSGTIFFSGCNLGCVFCQNYEISHFCEGEEITVEELAEIMLTLQANRCHNINLVTPTHQIPLIVSAILKAKENGLSVPIVYNCGGYEKVETLKKLEGIVDIYMPDIKTFNRDFAAKYLKTPDYPEVVKSAVLEMFRQVGNLEISSDRTAKRGVLIRHLVMPGYTDDSIEILNWIRDTMGKDAYVNVMDQYFPSYRASEFPEIARRITEEEFLTVYHHAKKLGLRLAVE
- the purM gene encoding phosphoribosylformylglycinamidine cyclo-ligase, translating into MKNEKKLTYKDAGVDIEAGDALVERIKPFAKKTFDSNVLAGIGGFGAGYLIPEGYKKPVLVSGTDGVGTKLKVAQMANVHDTVGIDLVAMCVNDILTVGAKPLFFLDYFATGKLSVDTAADVVKGIAKGCEIAGCALIGGETAEMPDFYPEGEYDLAGFVVGIVDMDKYITGEKIKPGDIVIGVASSGIHSNGYSLVRKLFFDILKLNINNTVDELGKTVAEILLTPTKIYVKPILHLISKVNVKGLAHITGGGIPGNLARILPNGTKAVIDKNTWEIPPIFRFIQEKGNVPEEEMFKTFNMGIGMCIIVSPEDTEKTVSTLEAQGERAFVIGKIEKGNKKVEIK
- a CDS encoding 3'-5' exoribonuclease YhaM family protein, giving the protein MDALIRDIYKMPAGQEFEGFFIIENVEIKKHRTGEPYLRLIVSDRTGTLPILWWKPPKDADLTIFKKGDVVFIKAYVELFQGNVQPKIRLMRHAEKNEFKREKFIRSSRFNIDEQFTKLLEIIETIQNPYLKKLLELIFYDDEIASAFIKTPGGKFIHHATIGGLLEHTLGVVEICEVVAKRYKSIDRDLLITAAILHDLGKIDEYSIDMAIDRTDEGILLGHIFTGSELISKKIDEIEGFPKKLKIKLLHCILSHHGEYEYGSPKKPKTLEAVALHYADALDSKVKGYEEHIERELGEGKGWTKRHFAYEVPIFFDGEISYEE
- the comD gene encoding sulfopyruvate decarboxylase subunit alpha; protein product: MEATGFITGVLKGLKIDHVLSLPCDRVKTLLAKLDDIYGERHIHLSREEEGLGIAAGLFAGGKRYALFIQSSGVGNIFGALMTLIKTYRIPLPIFVSHRGIYKEKILPQVLMGEVTEDLFKACGVPVVKVYDKSALPIIPKAVEEAFRKREPIAILLSPILFEGEEYENPVFGKEREKIVSVKVEKDIKNPDMRRFEAVAELFSFLKEKGDKDTVLFANIGFPAREVYHLKKFFSIGNPVFYMLGSLGLVSSIALGYSVATGKSVVSIDGDGSLLMNTGTLATCSNYAPQNFRIFCVDNGTWGSTGDQENFNFSKVDVEVVAKGMGFKNTSSVWKRHGLKEKLEWFFTSDKPFLQVVVNPGNEKVGTIPLSPEEILREVKVDS
- the acpP gene encoding acyl carrier protein, yielding MTENIEEKVKELIADRLGVDPEEVTPDASFVEDLGADSLDTVELVMALEEEFGIEIPDEDAEKIQTVGDAIEYIKNHT
- a CDS encoding aminopeptidase P family protein → MIEKIAKKIEKHGDIFLTIDEKERFYLTKFPSSFGVVVITSDSDGFLFTDKRYLEAAQKKIKKFTVLEWKSFEHLKEIFGNKKVIVDGERVTLKQFSEIEKHFETTTVNGFLKEFRVVKTEEEIYAITRAVAIAEQSLKDVLHLLKPGITEYQFRKELVNRMFYYGSEESFETIVASGKGSSIPHWKTSQKEIKDGDVVIVDFGSIFGGYLSDITRTFLIGNVSYELKKIYDTVLEAQLKGMEAAKSGMPCREVDKIVRNFISKKGYGDHFIHGTGHGIGVEIHEAPTLSLRSNEILKKNCVVTVEPGIYIPELGGVRIEDDVLVGEDGGYSLVTLQK
- the purN gene encoding phosphoribosylglycinamide formyltransferase, producing the protein MKIAVLASGRGSNFKKLVEAVKDGKIKAEISILITDREAAKAADIAREFNINVCYLPFKKFPDRDAYDRKIVSILKQEDISLVCLAGYMRIVTPTLIKAFKNRIMNIHPSLLPAFPGLGVHKKVLEYGAKFSGATVHFVDTGVDTGPIIIQAVVPVKPEDTPESLAERILKWEHKIYPQAVKWFTEDRIKIDGRIVTVEKASYDSLPVIPSLEDF
- the hslU gene encoding ATP-dependent protease ATPase subunit HslU translates to MFKNIFRKKGNEEEFLTPKQIVEELDKYIVGQQEAKKAVAIALRNRWRRQKLPEEMKEEVAPKNIIMIGPTGVGKTEIARRLAKLVNAPFVKVEATKFTEVGYVGRDVESMIRDLVEIAVNMVKEEKIEEVKVKARELAYERLLDYLIPEEPQKPQSIESLFDVFLPSQSKKKEEPLAREIKKERKRYLTLLKEGKLDEEEVEIPVTVETPANIGVIGIGPGMGGDAGNIQDLLSSLFPKPKKIRKMKVKEALRYLEQEEAQKLIDMDEVIKEAINRVENHGIVFIDEIDKVAAKGSGKGPDVSREGVQRDLLPIVEGSKVPTKYGLIKTDHILFIAAGAFHIAKPSDLLPELQGRFPIRVELKPLTKEDFIKILTEPKNALTKQYTELLKTEGVEIEFTEDGIEEIARMAEEANTKAENIGARRLHTVLERLLEDISFNAPDMKGQKVIINREYVREKLGNIIEDEDLTRYIL
- the fabG gene encoding 3-oxoacyl-[acyl-carrier-protein] reductase, with the protein product MAKSIDLSGKVALVTGGTRGIGRAIAEVLKEAGATVYITGTNEEKTKQVAEEIGVNGVKMNVCDREEVKKVVAEIAKKERKIDILINNAGITRDTLFMRMKDEDWDAVIETNLTGIYNVTRQVVPIMMKKRTGSIVNISSVVGFTGNPGQVNYSSTKAALVGFTKSLAKEVASRGIRVNAVAPGYITTDMTQKIPEKVKEALIKSIPMRREGEPSEVADTVLFLVSDMASYITGTTIHVNGGLF
- a CDS encoding M16 family metallopeptidase, with protein sequence MERFKVSGNVEAIINPVDSLDITSVVIFSENGSVTDGKLAGLTNLSLHVGLKRSLTKTTKEIAFLTEPFGSAIVPDTGKDFSTISFQITSNGFPVFVDILSELIEKPAFLEEDFVIEKETALAAIRARLESAFSFGYEEFNLFTYKNTPYENLPTGTMKTVVPITLKDLKERYEKFFRESRFIISIAGKIPKNVDKILSTLPITGGESKNLSFKTPIEKSENISLCRKGSTQTFIIRGYEAPSVNNWKKYVSYKLLNTVVGDGFNSILFQELREKQGLAYSTGSFFPTLKNPGRFVIYIGTSPEKEEQALKEIDNLIQNLPSLINTQNLERAKNYLKGTYLLDHEKRLRKAWYSGWWAILTGTPEKDSNYIEAIESLTINDVKEAAEELSKKTYHQVIVCDG
- a CDS encoding tRNA dihydrouridine synthase, which produces MSKLEIKREVILAPMAGYTHSAFRRLCRWLGADRVYSELMNATGIVFKGIEKELAYFTGEERPIHLQLYGRNPEEIAKAAVKVVEEYKPDAIDINFGCSVKKVLKAKSAGYLLQFPEIMGDIVRETVNTIKPYGVPVTAKIRLGFHEDNLEKIAENLIEAGVSLIALHPRLAKELFTGKARWERIRDLKKISPIPVVGSGDVWTWKDMERMFEETGCNGVMAGRGAISNPWIFKEFKEKRDYKATFGERIEFLLEELKLMWEFMEKERACKEIKMEAVQLFKGIRGKAKLNEKVMRSKSCKELVERLEELRLKVHE